Part of the Lichenicola cladoniae genome is shown below.
TGCGATCGTCTGCGAGCCGGTTACGACGCCGAGCCAGAGTGCACCGATCGCGGTGACCGAAGCGACCAGCATCAGGAGTATACTGGCGACGATCGCGGACCGTCTGCCAATCAGCCAGCCGAACAGGCCGGGGATGATGGCGCCGACCAGCGGCGCGAACACCGCGACCGCGAACAGGGGGGCAACCGATAGCATCTCAGCCCTTCATCAGTGTCACGTCCTCGACCTGGATCGAGCCACGATTGCGGAAATACACGGTGACGATCGCAAGCCCGATCGCGGCCTCAGCAGCCGCAACCGTGAGCGAGAACAGGGTAAAGACCTGCCCGGACAGATCGCCGAGCGCCGCCGAGAAGGCCACCAGGTTGAGATTGGCGGCGAGCAGGATCAGCTCGATCGACATCATGATGATTATGATGTTCTTGCGGTTCAGGAAGATCCCGAACACGCCTAGAACCAGCAGAATCGCACCCACCGTTAGGAAGGGTCCCAGCCCGACCGCTTGCAGCCCAGACGACATGGCTCAGGCTCCGTGATGGTGGTCGGCTTGGTGGTCTTCCGGCGCTGTGCCCCTGCCATGTGCGGCAACAGCCCCGTAGCCGTCGTGCGGCCGAAGGAAGCCGCCGCTATCGCGTACCCCGTCACCGATCGACAACGACATCATCTCGAGCGTGTCCGCTGGCGTCCGGAGATGCTGCAGCGTCACATCCTGGCGCCGGGCCGACGGCCGTTCACGCAGCGTCAGCACGATCGCCCCGATCATCGCCACCAGCAACACCAGCCCGCACGCCTGGAACAGGAACACGTAGTCCGTATAGATCAACCGGCCGAGTGCCTCGGTGTTGCTGATGGCCGGGCCCGGCCCGGACGCGACCGGATGCATCGCCGGGATGACCTTCCAGCCACCGATGGTGAACACCAGCTCCGCGAACAAGGCGACGCCGACTGCGGCACCGACCGGCGTATAGCGCTGCAGCCCCTCGCGAAGTTGGTTGAAGTTCACGTCCAGCATCATGACGACGAACAGGAACAGCACCGCGACCGCGCCGACATAAACGATGACCAGGATCATCGCCAGGAACTCTGCACCTGCGATCAGGAACAGCCCGGCCGCATTGAAGAACGCGAGGATCAGGAACAGCACTGCATGAACCGGATTGCGGGCACTGACCACCATGACCCCGGATACGACCAGGATCGCGGCGAACAGGTAGAAGGCGATCTGGGTGATCATCGATAGGGTGCATCCTGCTCGAGACGGCGAGCGAGCACCGTCTCCCAGCGATCGCCGTTCGAGAGCAGCTTGTCCTTGTTGTACATCAGCTCCTCGCGCGTCTCGGTCGCGAACTCGTAGTTCGGTCCCTCGACGATTGCATCCACCGGACACGCCTCCTCGCAGAGGCCGCAATAGATGCACTTGGTCATGTCGATATCGTAGCGCGTGGTGCGACGCGACCCGTCCTCTCGCGGCTCGGCCTCGATGGTGATCGCCTCGGCCGGGCAGACCGCTTCGCACAGCTTGCAGGCTATGCAGCGTTCCTCGCCGTTCGGATACCGGCGAAGCGCGTGCTCGCCCCGGAACCGCGGGCTCAGATGACCTTTCTCATAAGGATAGTTGATGGTCGCTTTCGGTTTGAACATCGCACGCAGTGTGACGCCCATGCCGCCGAGCAGCTCCAGCATCAGGAACGAGCGCGCAGTCCGATCGAGCATGGCCATCAGCCGACACCATTATGCGGCATGCCGGGCAGCAGCCCGGTTGCCATGAGGAAACCCGCGGTCAGGATCATCCAGACCAGCGAGAACGGGAGGAACACTTTCCAGCCCAGACGCATCAACTGGTCGTAGCGATACCGCGGAAAGGTCGCACGCACCCAAACGAACATGAACAGCACGAAGCAGATCTTGAGGATCAGCCAGATCGGACCGGGCACCCAGTTGAGCGGTGCGATGTCGATCGGCGGCAGCCAGCCGCCCAGGAACAGGATGCTGGTCATCGCCGACATCAGGATCATGTTCATGTATTCGCCGAGGAAGAACAGCCCGAATGCCAGCGAGCTATATTCCACGAAGAACCCGGCCACGAGTTCGCTCTCGCCTTCCGGCAGATCGAACGGCGCCCGGTTGGTCTCGGCCAGGGAAGAGATGAAGAAGATCACGAACATCGGCAGCATCGGCAGTGCGAACCAGACATGGCGCTGCGCCAGCACGATGTCGTTCAGGTTGAGGCTGCCCACGATCAGCACGATCGAGACGATCACCAGCCCGAGCGACACCTCGTAGGATACCATTTGTGCCGCCGAACGCAGGCCGCCCATGAAGGCGTATTTCGAGTTGCTGGCCCAGCCGGCGATCAGGATCCCGTACACCCCAAGCGAGGACACTCCGAGCAGATACAGGACACCGACATTGATGTTGGCGATCGCCCAGCCATTGTTGGTCGGGATCACCGCCCAAGCCATCATCGCCAGCACGAACGTCAGGAACGGTGCCAACAGATACAGCACCCGGTTGGCGCCGGACGGAATCACCGTTTCCTTAGTCAGCATCTTGATCGCGTCGGCAAAGGTCTGGAACAGCCCGAACGGCCCGACCGTGTTCGGACCTTTCCTGAGCTGCATCGCGCCGAGGACCTTGCGCTCGCCATAGACGAGATACGCCACCGCCATCAACAGCGGCACCAGGATCGCCAGGCACTCCAGCACGGTCAGAACGACCAGGCCGAAGATCGTATGGAACAGGAACTCGTTCACCGCCCTACTCCGCCGCCTGCACGACCGGATGGACATACACCCGGGAGCATTCCGCCATCGTCGGACTGGCGCGGCTTATGGCATTGGTCTGGTAGTAGTCGTGGATCACGCTGCCGAATGGCGCCGATCCGATCGCCGTCGCGTCGCCGGCCGGGCCGGCAAGTTGCACCGCGCCGAAGCGCGGCAGGCCCTGGCGCGCGAACACCGGATTCACCTCGGCCAGGCGCCGGCGCACGCCCTCGATATCGTCATACGGAAGCTTGTGCCCGACCACTTCGGAGAATGCCCGCAGGATACGCCAGTCCTCACGCGCTTCGCCAGGCGGGAAGATCGCCTGGAACGCGCGCTGGACGCGACCCTCGGTATTCACGTAAGTCCCTGATTTTTCGGCATAGGTAGCACCGGGCAGGATCACGTCCGCCCGGGCCGCGCCAGCATCGCCATGATGGCCCTGATAGATCACGAACGTGTCCGGCCCAATCCGGGCCGGCCCGATCTCATCTGCCCCGAGCAACCACAGAACCTCGACACCGCCGCTCATCATCCCGGCAACCGACCGGCTGCCCGACTTGGGCACGAAGCCCAGATCGAGCGCCGCCACGCGGGCCGCCGCATGATGCAGCACATTGAAACCGTGCCAGTCCGCCTTGAGCGCACCGACCTGCTCCGCCAGCGTCCAGACCGCCGCCAGCACCGCTCCGGCATCGTCGCGGGTCAGCGCCGCCTGCCCGACCACGATCATCGGACGTTTGGCGTTTTTCAGCACCTCCGCGAACTCGATCGCCCCGTCGAGCAGACCGGCGAGCACCGATGGCCGGTCGCCCAGCATGGTCGCGTCGTAGGTGAGGTCAGGTCCTGCCGCGCCGATCACCCCGATCGGGAAGTTTCCGGCCAGCCAGCGCTTGCGGATGCGGGCATTGATGACGGGGGCCTCGAGACGCGGATTGGTGCCGATCAGCAGAAGCGCATCGGCCTCCTCGATCCCGACGATCCCGGTATTGAACGTGTAGAACTCGCGCCTGGAGACGTCGTATTGCGCGCCATCCTGGCGGCAATCGAGGTTATTGGACCCAAGTGCCGTCATCAGGTCCTTGAGCGCCACCATGCTTTCGGCGTCGCAAAGGTCGCCGGCGATCGCCCCGATCCGCTCGCCCTTGACGCCTTCGAGCCGCCGCGCGATCGACACGAACGCATCCTGCCAGCTTGCCGGATGCAACTTGCCATGCACCCGCACCCACGGCCGGTCCAGCCGGCGCCGCTTGAACCCGTCGAACGAGAATCGGCCCTTGTCGGCCATCCATTCCTCGTTCACCTCGTCGTTTGTCCGCGGCAGGATACGCAGGACTTCCGGTCCACGGGCATGGATCCGGATATTGACCCCCGTCGCATCCATCACGTCGATGCTGTCGGTCTTTTTGAGCTCCCACGGCCGCGCCACGAATGCGTACGGCTTCGACGTCAGCGCGCCGACCGGGCAGATGTCGATCAGGTTGCCGGACAGTTCCGACGTCAGCGCCTTCTCGACGTACGTGGTGATTTCCATGTTCTCGCCGCGCGACGTGGCACCAAGTTCCGGCACCCCCGCCACTTCGGAGGCGAACCGGATGCACCGCGTGCACTGGATGCACCGCGTCATCACGGTCTTGACCAACGGACCGAGATACTTGTCCTGCACCGCACGCTTGTTCTCGGCGTAGCGCGAATGATCGGCACCGTACGAATAGGCCTGGTCCTGCAGGTCGCACTCGCCGCCCTGGTCGCAGATCGGGCAATCCAGAGGATGGTTGATCAGCAGGAATTCCATGACCGCACGGCGCGCACGGCGCACGACCTCGGTATCGGTCTTGACCACCATGCCGTCGGCGACCGGGTAGCCGCACGATGCAACCGGCTTCGGCGCCTTCTCGATCTCGACCAGGCACATGCGGCAGTTGCCGGCGATCGACAGCCGCTCGTGATAGCAGAAGCGGGGGATTTCCTTGCCCGCAGCTTCGCAGGCCTGCAGCACGGACGAACCGTTCGCTACCTCGACCTGGATCCCGTCCACTGTGACCCGCGCCATGGTTGCTACTCCGCCGCCATGGGAACAGGCAGGTTATCGGGCGTCGGCGCGAGGGTAGCCGCGCCATGTGCCATCTTGTACCACCTGATGCGCTCTTCCATCACGGGACGGAAGTGCCTGATCAGCCCCTGGATCGGCCAGGCGGCCGCATCGCCGAGCGCACAGATCGTGTGACCCTCGACCTGCCTGGTCACCTGCTCGAGCATGTCGATTTCCTCGGGCTCGGCACGACCTTCAACCATCCGGTACATCACGCGCATCATCCAGCCGGTGCCTTCCCGGCACGGCGTGCACTGGCCGCAGCTCTCATGCTTGAAGAAGCGCGCGAACCGGGCGATCGCCCTGACGATGTCGGTGGACTGGTCCATCACGATCATGCCGGCGGTGCCGAGGCCCGATCGTTCTGCACGGAGACTGTCGAAATCCATCAGCACCGTGGCGCAGGTGGACGCAGGCAGTACCGGCACCGAACAACCGCCGGGAATGACCGCCAGCAGGTTGTCCCAGCCACCACGCACACCGCCCGCATGCCGCTCGATGATCTCGCGCATCGGCATGCCGAGTTCTTCCTCGACCACGCATGGACGATTCACATGGCCGGACACCGACATCAGCTTGGTGCCGGCATTGTTGGGACGGCCCAGCGACGAGAACCAGCTACCGCCGCGGCGCAGGATGGTCGACGCGACAGCAATGCTCTCGACGTTGTTGACCGTCGTCGGGCAGCCGTACAAGCCCATCGCCGCCGGAAACGGCGGCTTCATGCGCGGCAGGCCCTTCTTGCCCTCGAGGCTCTCCAGCAGCGCGGTTTCCTCGCCGCAGATGTAGGCGCCTGCACCACGGTGAATAAAGAAGTCGAAGTCCCAGCCGGAGCCGCTTGCATTCTTGCCGATCAGGCCGGCGTCGTATGCTTCGTCGATCGCGATCTGCAGATGGCTCGTCTCGTTGAAATACTCGCCGCGCACATAGATGTAGGCGGTGTGTGCTCCCATCGCGAACGAGGCGATCAGTGCGCTCTCGATCAGCTTGTGCGGTTCGTGACGCAGGATCTCGCGATCCTTGCAGGTCCCAGGCTCGCTTTCGTCGCCGTTGATCACGAGATACGACGGGCGTCCGTCCGACACCTTCGGCATGAACGACCATTTCAGACCGGTCGGGAACCCGGCGCCGCCACGGCCGCGCAGGTTCGACGCCTTCATCTCCGCAATGATCCCGTCACGGCCGCGCGCCAGGATAGCCGTCGTACCGTCCCAATCGCCGCGCACACGAGCGCCTGCGAGGTGCCAGTCGTTCTGGCCGTAGATGTTGGTAAAGATCCGGTCCTTGTCGCTCAGCATGATGTCCGCTCTTTAAACCGTTTCCGGCATGTTGCCTGGCTGGCCATCGGCAGACCGGTCACCCAGATCATCCAGCAATGTCGTACGGCCGCCAAAGGCCGCCGAATTGAAGCGATCGATGGTCGGACCGCGTTCCGGTTTCTCGCCGCGTTTTAGCGCGTCGATCAGATCGCGTGTGCGGTCGCCATCCAGATCTTCGTAGTAATCGTCGTTGACCTGCATCATCGGTGCGTTCGCGCACGCCCCCATGCATTCGACTTCCGTCATGGTGAACAAGCCGTCCGCGCTGGTTTCCCCGAATCCGCTCACGCCGCCGGCCGTCTTGCAGGCCGCGACCACGTCGTCCGATCCGCGCAGCCAGCACGGGGTATTGGTGCAGACCTGGAGGTGGTAGCGCCCGATCGGCTTGGTGTTGAACATCAGGTAGAAGGTCGCAACCTCATAGACCCGGATCGGCGGCATCGACAGCCGGCGCGCAACCGCGTCCATGGCAACCCGTGGCACCCAGGCGCTACCGGTCTCCCGGCCCATCTGGTTCTGGACGATATACAGCAGGGGAATCACCCCGCTTGCCTGGCGTCCCTCGGGATACCGGGCAAGGATGACGTCAATTTCCGAATTGCTGTGTTCATCGAACGCGAAGTGCGTCGGCTGATGGCCCTCAGCCTTGCGCGGCGCGTGCCCCGGTTGACCGTGGCCGATATTCTCGGCTGAAAAATGACCAGACATCTGATTACCTGTCGATCTCGCCGAACACGAGATCGAGCGACCCGATGATCGCGACCGTGTCGGCCAGCATATGCCGTCTGGAAAGCTCGTCGAGCGCCTGCAGATGCGCGAAGCCCGTCGACCTGATCTTGCACCGATACGGCTGGTTGCTGCCGTCCGCCACGAGATACACGCCGAATTCGCCCTTGGGGCTCTCGACCGCGGTGTACGTCGCACCCGGCGGCACGTGATACCCCTCGGTGAACAGCTTAAAATGATGGATCAGGGCTTCCATCGAGCGCTTCATGTCCTTGCGCGACGGCGGAGAGATCTTGGTGTCCTGCACCTTCACCGGGCCCGGCCTCATCTGCGCCAGGCACTGCTCGACGATCCGCACGCTCTCGCGCATCTCGGCAACCCGGATCAGGTACCGGTCATAGCAGTCGCCGTTTCGCGTGACGGGCACGTTGAACTCGACCTTGTCATACATGTCGTAGGGCTGCGAACGACGCAGGTCCCACGGAACACCGGACGCTCTCAGGCACGGACCGCTGAAGCCCCAGTCGAGCGCCTGTTCCGAGGTGAACACGCCGATGCCGACCGTCCGCTGCTTCCAGATCCGGTTGTTCGTCAGCATGGATTCAAGCGTGTCGATGAACTTAGGAAAATCCGTCGCCCATGCGGCAATGCGATCCGTCAGTCCGAGCGGAAGATCGCGCGCGACTCCACCCGGGCGGAAATAGTTGGCATGGAACCGTGCGCCGGACGCAGCCTCGTAGAACTCGAGCAGCTTCTCGCGTTCCTCATAGCCCCAGAGTGCCGGTGTCAGCGCGCCCGCATCGAGTGCGAACGACGTGACGCTCAGCAAATGGTTAAGCACGCGCGTGATCTCGGCGAACATCGTCCGGATCCACTTGGCCCGGTCCGGCGGCTCGATGCCGAGCAGCTTCTCCGTCGCAAGCGCGAACGCCTGCTCCTCGCACATCGGCGACACGTAATCGAGCCGGTCGAAATACGGCAGCGCCTTCATGTACGTCTTGTATTCGATGAGCTTCTCAGTCCCGCGATGCAGCAGGCCGATATGCGGCACCGCCCGCGTCACGACCTCGCCGTCCATCTCCAGCACCAGCCGCAGCACGCCATGCGCAGACGGATGCTGAGGACCGAAATTCAACGAATGGCTGTCGATCTCGACCGTCTTGACGCTGCGCCCGTCGCCAGCCTGGTCGGGCTGCATCGTGTCGGGGATGTCTTCACGCAGGATGATGTCGCTCATCGTCTAGAGCTCCCGATCGGGCATGCAAGCCCATTCATGAACGCGCCTGCCCCGGCGGACCCGCTACGATTCCCTGGCGTCCCTCGTGGGCTTTTTCGTCCCCGGGCAGCGTCATCATGCCTTCCCAGGGGGACACGAAATCGAAGTTTCGGAAATCCTGTGTCAGCTTGACCGGCTCATAGATCACCGCCCGGCGATCCACGTCGTAGCGAACCTCGACGTATCCGGTCAGCGGGAAGTCCTTGCGCAACGGATGCCCTTCGAACCCATAGTCGGTGAGGATCCGGCGCAGGTCCGGCTGTCCGGAGAACAGGACGCCGAACAGATCGTAGCATTCGCGCTCCCACCAGGTGGCAGCCGACCAGATCGTGTGCACCGACGGCACGGGGATCGTCTCATTGGTGGTGACGATCACCCGGCAACGCTGGTTCAGCGTGACCGAGAGAAGGTTGTAGACCACGTCGAACCGCTCTTCGCGCTCGGGAAAGTCCACTCCGCACAGATCCATCATCTGCTGGAAAGCGAACCGCTTGTCGTCCCGCAGCGCCGTCATGAGGCCGACCAGCGAGTCGCGTTCGACACGGACGACCAACTCGCCTTTCTCGACCCCTGCCGACTGGATGCCCGTGAAACCGGTCGCCAGCGTGACAGCGAGCGATCCCAGCCGCCCAGCAAGCTCAACCACGCAGAATGGTCCCCGTCCGTCTGATCTTCTTCTGCAACTGCAGGATCCCGTAGACCAGGGCTTCCGCGGTCGGCGGACATCCCGGCACGTAGACATCCACCGGCACGATCCGGTCGCAGCCACGGACCACCGAATAGGAGTAATGGTAGTAGCCGCCGCCGTTGGCGCAGCTTCCCATGCTGATCACCCAACGCGGCTCGGCCATCTGGTCGTAGATCCGACGCATGGCCGGCGCCATCTTGTTGGTCAGCGTGCCGGACACGATCATCACGTCGGCCTGCCGCGGGCTTCCACGCGGAATGATGCCGAAACGATCGAGATCGTATCGCGGCATGAACGCGTGGATCATCTCGACCGCGCAACAGGCTAGGCCGAACGACAACGGCCACAAGCTACCGGTCCGTGCCCAGTTCACCAGCTTGTCGACATTCGCGACGACAAAGCCCTTCTCGGTGATTTCGCCGGTGATGCCCTTGATCACGGCGTCTTGCGCCGGCCCCGGCGTCAGGGCCTCGCGATTCCAGGCTACATGCTGATGTTCGGCCGACATGCCCGGCGTATGGACGATGCCGTCCGGGTTCGAGATCGTCTGGTTATCACTCATGACCGGATCATTCCCACTCCAGCGCGCCTTTGCACCACTCGTAGACGAAACCCACTGTCAGCACGCCGAGGAAGCCGAGCATGGAGAGGAAGCCGAACAGCCCGATATGCCCCAGGCTGACCGCCCACGGAAACAGGAATGCGATCTCCAGATCAAAGATGATGAACAGGATCGCTACCAGGTAGAAGCGGACGTCGAAGCGGCGGCGGGCATCGTCAAACGCGTCGAAGCCGCATTCGTAGGCCGCAACCTTTTCCGGGTATGGGTTCTGCCGCCCGGCGAGCAACGAACCACCCAGCATCGCGGCCGAAATGGCAGCTGCGATTATGACGAACACCATGATCGGAAAGTAGTCGGACAAGAGGGTCTGCATGACACCGATTCTCATGAAGCGGACGCTGAGCCGTCCGAACCGGGATCGGCTGAACCAGCTTACCGATGCTTCGCTGTCAGGAAGTTAATCCAACCAGCGCGTATCGCAAGGTGCAGTGCAGCATTTGTTCCCTGCCGAACAGCAGTGTCTCAACACAACGCCTGAATTCGGATCAGGTAAAGCAGAGCGCCATTAAAATTTGGAGGAGGCTGAAAGCCCGCCTTGCGCCCAGTTGTGAATGCGGCACTGGCCATCGATCCGATGGCCAGTGGCGCGAGTGACGGGGCTCGAACCCGCGACCTCCGGCTTGACAGGCCGGCGCTCTAACCAACTGAGCTACACCCGCATCTGGCGTGAGCGGCGGTTTAAAGGCCGGGTCCGGGCGCGTCAAGGCGCGAAGGCAGGCTTTTTCAGCGTGATGTGGCCCCGGTTCTTCCACAGGGGAGCGAACCGGAGACGAGTGGGGAATGGGCGGTGACGGTTTCGAACCGCCGACCCTCTCGGTGTAAACGAGACGCTCTACCGCTGAGCTAACCGCCCCTGGTCCGCCTCCAAATCAGGGAAGCGTCATCACGCAGTTCAGGACACTGCGTCCTTCAGGGTCTTGCCCGCCTTGAAACGGACCGATGTCGAGGCGGGGATATCGATCTCCTCCCCTGTGCGCGGATTGCGGCCTTTTGCCGCCTTCCGTGCCGCAGTCACGAACGTGCCGAACCCGACGAGCCGAACTTCCTGCTTGTTCCGCAGCGCCTTCTCGATCGCCGCGAACACGGCATCCACGACTGCGCCTGCCTTGGCCTTCGGCAGGTCGGCCTCGTCTGCGACCGCAGAAATCAACTCCTGCTTGTTGAGGGGCTTCTCCATGGGCGGCCTTCCCTGATCGGTCGTGGTGCCACGTTGCGTGGCCCATATTTTGAGCCCGCTTGCCGTGACGCCACGATACGAGGACGCCGGCATCGCCAGACAGACCGGAGATTAACGACCTCCGTTCTCCGCCGTCAACGAACGCACGGTGAGAAACGGGCACATACCCACCCGCTCCTCACCAGCCGATCAATGCGGCAACGACGGACTCACGCCGGCAGCAACCGGGGCCGCCACCGGCTCAGCCGGCTCTTCCCACTCGATGGCTTCCGGATTCCGCACCAGGGCCTGCCTGATGACCTCGTCCACGTGGGCAACCGGGATCAGCTTGATGAACTTCTTCACCGACTCCGGGATTTCCGCGATGTCCTTCTCGTTGTCCTTCGGGAAGAACACCGTCGTGATCCCGGCCCGCATCGCCGCCAGCAGCTTCTCCTTGAGGCCCCCGATCGGCAGCACGCGCCCGCGCAGCGTGATCTCGCCGGTCATCGCGATATCCCGACGAATCGGGATCCCGGTCATGACGCTCACGATCGACGTCGCCATGGCGATGCCGGCCGAGGGCCCATCCTTCGGTGTCGCCCCCTCCGGGACATGCACGTGGATGTCGCGTTTCTCGAACAAGGTCGGCTTGATCCCGAAATTGATCGAGCGGCTCCGTACATAGGACAATGCAGCCGACACGCTCTCCTGCATGACGTCACCGAGCTTGCCGGTCGTCTTCACCAGGCCCTTGCCGGGCAGCATGACGCTCTCGATGGTCAGTATCTCGCCGCCTACCTCGGTCCAGGCCAGGCCGGTCACCACGCCGACCATGTCCTCGGATTCGGCCTCGCCATACCGGTAGCGCTTCACGCCGGCGTATTTCTCGAGGTTCTTCTTGGTGATCGTCACCTTCTTGGCCTTGCCGGTGACGATCTCCTTCACCGCCTTCCGGGCCAGGTTGGCGATCTCGCGCTCGAGGTTCCGCACACCGGCCTCACGCGTATAGGTCCTCACCAACTCGCGCAGCGCGTCGTCCGATAGCGACCATTCGTCAGGCTTGAGGCTATGAGCCTCCGTCTGCTTGGCCAGGAGGTGGCGCTTGGCGATCTCGACCTTCTCGTCCTCTGTGTAACCAGGGATGCGGATGATCTCCATCCGGTCCAGCAGCGGCTGCGGCATGTTCAGGCTGTTCGCCGTGGTCACGAACATCACGTCGGACAGGTCGTAATCGACCTCGAGGTAATGATCGGCGAACGTGCTGTTCTGCTCCGGATCCAGCACCTCGAGCAGTGCCGATGACGGATCGCCGCGCCAATCGGCGCCCAGCTTGTCGATTTCGTCGAGCAGGAACAGCGGGTTCGAACTCTTCGCCTTTTTCATGCCCTGGATCACCTTGCCGGGCATCGAGCCGATATAGGTGCGCCGGTGGCCACGGATCTCGGCCTCGTCCCTGACGCCGCCAAGCGACATCCGCACAAAGTTCCGGCCGGTCGCCTTGGCGATCGACTTGCCCAGCGACGTCTTGCCGACGCCGGGTGGTCCGACCAGGCAGAGGATCGGCCCCTTCAGCTTGTTCGCGCGGCTCTGCACGGCCAGGTACTCGAGGATCCGCTCCTTGACCTTCTCGAGCCCGTAATGGTCGGCATCGAGGACCTTCTCGGCCTCGAGCAGGTCGTTGCGGACCTTGGAGCGCTTCTTCCAGGGGATCGACACCATCCAGTCGAGGTAGTTCCGCACCACCGTTGATTCTGCCGACATCGGGCTCATGGCGCGCAGCTTCTTGAGCTCGCCGGTCGCCTTGTCGAGCGCCTCCTTGGTGAACTTGGTCTTCTTGATCTTGTCCTCGAGTTCGGACGTCTCGTCCTTGCCGTCCTCGCCGTCCCCAAGCTCCTTCTGGATCGCCTTCAGCTGCTCGTTCAGATAGTACTCGCGCTGGGTCTTCTCCATCTGCCGCTTGACGCGGTTCCGGATGCGCTTCTCCACCTGGAGCACGCCGATCTCGGCCTCCATGTGCGCGAACACCCGCTCCAGGCGCTCACCGACCGGCAGCGTCTCG
Proteins encoded:
- the nuoI gene encoding NADH-quinone oxidoreductase subunit NuoI, encoding MAMLDRTARSFLMLELLGGMGVTLRAMFKPKATINYPYEKGHLSPRFRGEHALRRYPNGEERCIACKLCEAVCPAEAITIEAEPREDGSRRTTRYDIDMTKCIYCGLCEEACPVDAIVEGPNYEFATETREELMYNKDKLLSNGDRWETVLARRLEQDAPYR
- a CDS encoding complex I 24 kDa subunit family protein, with protein sequence MSGHFSAENIGHGQPGHAPRKAEGHQPTHFAFDEHSNSEIDVILARYPEGRQASGVIPLLYIVQNQMGRETGSAWVPRVAMDAVARRLSMPPIRVYEVATFYLMFNTKPIGRYHLQVCTNTPCWLRGSDDVVAACKTAGGVSGFGETSADGLFTMTEVECMGACANAPMMQVNDDYYEDLDGDRTRDLIDALKRGEKPERGPTIDRFNSAAFGGRTTLLDDLGDRSADGQPGNMPETV
- the nuoK gene encoding NADH-quinone oxidoreductase subunit NuoK, yielding MSSGLQAVGLGPFLTVGAILLVLGVFGIFLNRKNIIIIMMSIELILLAANLNLVAFSAALGDLSGQVFTLFSLTVAAAEAAIGLAIVTVYFRNRGSIQVEDVTLMKG
- a CDS encoding NADH-quinone oxidoreductase subunit D; amino-acid sequence: MSDIILREDIPDTMQPDQAGDGRSVKTVEIDSHSLNFGPQHPSAHGVLRLVLEMDGEVVTRAVPHIGLLHRGTEKLIEYKTYMKALPYFDRLDYVSPMCEEQAFALATEKLLGIEPPDRAKWIRTMFAEITRVLNHLLSVTSFALDAGALTPALWGYEEREKLLEFYEAASGARFHANYFRPGGVARDLPLGLTDRIAAWATDFPKFIDTLESMLTNNRIWKQRTVGIGVFTSEQALDWGFSGPCLRASGVPWDLRRSQPYDMYDKVEFNVPVTRNGDCYDRYLIRVAEMRESVRIVEQCLAQMRPGPVKVQDTKISPPSRKDMKRSMEALIHHFKLFTEGYHVPPGATYTAVESPKGEFGVYLVADGSNQPYRCKIRSTGFAHLQALDELSRRHMLADTVAIIGSLDLVFGEIDR
- the nuoF gene encoding NADH-quinone oxidoreductase subunit NuoF, whose amino-acid sequence is MLSDKDRIFTNIYGQNDWHLAGARVRGDWDGTTAILARGRDGIIAEMKASNLRGRGGAGFPTGLKWSFMPKVSDGRPSYLVINGDESEPGTCKDREILRHEPHKLIESALIASFAMGAHTAYIYVRGEYFNETSHLQIAIDEAYDAGLIGKNASGSGWDFDFFIHRGAGAYICGEETALLESLEGKKGLPRMKPPFPAAMGLYGCPTTVNNVESIAVASTILRRGGSWFSSLGRPNNAGTKLMSVSGHVNRPCVVEEELGMPMREIIERHAGGVRGGWDNLLAVIPGGCSVPVLPASTCATVLMDFDSLRAERSGLGTAGMIVMDQSTDIVRAIARFARFFKHESCGQCTPCREGTGWMMRVMYRMVEGRAEPEEIDMLEQVTRQVEGHTICALGDAAAWPIQGLIRHFRPVMEERIRWYKMAHGAATLAPTPDNLPVPMAAE
- a CDS encoding NADH-quinone oxidoreductase subunit J — protein: MITQIAFYLFAAILVVSGVMVVSARNPVHAVLFLILAFFNAAGLFLIAGAEFLAMILVIVYVGAVAVLFLFVVMMLDVNFNQLREGLQRYTPVGAAVGVALFAELVFTIGGWKVIPAMHPVASGPGPAISNTEALGRLIYTDYVFLFQACGLVLLVAMIGAIVLTLRERPSARRQDVTLQHLRTPADTLEMMSLSIGDGVRDSGGFLRPHDGYGAVAAHGRGTAPEDHQADHHHGA
- the nuoH gene encoding NADH-quinone oxidoreductase subunit NuoH, with amino-acid sequence MNEFLFHTIFGLVVLTVLECLAILVPLLMAVAYLVYGERKVLGAMQLRKGPNTVGPFGLFQTFADAIKMLTKETVIPSGANRVLYLLAPFLTFVLAMMAWAVIPTNNGWAIANINVGVLYLLGVSSLGVYGILIAGWASNSKYAFMGGLRSAAQMVSYEVSLGLVIVSIVLIVGSLNLNDIVLAQRHVWFALPMLPMFVIFFISSLAETNRAPFDLPEGESELVAGFFVEYSSLAFGLFFLGEYMNMILMSAMTSILFLGGWLPPIDIAPLNWVPGPIWLILKICFVLFMFVWVRATFPRYRYDQLMRLGWKVFLPFSLVWMILTAGFLMATGLLPGMPHNGVG
- the nuoG gene encoding NADH-quinone oxidoreductase subunit NuoG is translated as MARVTVDGIQVEVANGSSVLQACEAAGKEIPRFCYHERLSIAGNCRMCLVEIEKAPKPVASCGYPVADGMVVKTDTEVVRRARRAVMEFLLINHPLDCPICDQGGECDLQDQAYSYGADHSRYAENKRAVQDKYLGPLVKTVMTRCIQCTRCIRFASEVAGVPELGATSRGENMEITTYVEKALTSELSGNLIDICPVGALTSKPYAFVARPWELKKTDSIDVMDATGVNIRIHARGPEVLRILPRTNDEVNEEWMADKGRFSFDGFKRRRLDRPWVRVHGKLHPASWQDAFVSIARRLEGVKGERIGAIAGDLCDAESMVALKDLMTALGSNNLDCRQDGAQYDVSRREFYTFNTGIVGIEEADALLLIGTNPRLEAPVINARIRKRWLAGNFPIGVIGAAGPDLTYDATMLGDRPSVLAGLLDGAIEFAEVLKNAKRPMIVVGQAALTRDDAGAVLAAVWTLAEQVGALKADWHGFNVLHHAAARVAALDLGFVPKSGSRSVAGMMSGGVEVLWLLGADEIGPARIGPDTFVIYQGHHGDAGAARADVILPGATYAEKSGTYVNTEGRVQRAFQAIFPPGEAREDWRILRAFSEVVGHKLPYDDIEGVRRRLAEVNPVFARQGLPRFGAVQLAGPAGDATAIGSAPFGSVIHDYYQTNAISRASPTMAECSRVYVHPVVQAAE